The genomic window ATTTATATATTTAGTAGGATCGTACAAGCCATCAATATGATCGATGCGGACTCCGGTAATTTTCTTTTCTTTAACTAATTGAACGATCAATTCATGAGTCTTATTAAATACATCTAATTCTTCAACTTTGATAGAAATCAACTCGTTGACTGTAAAAAATCGACGATAATTAATTTCTTCGGTTGCCACTTTCCAAAAGGCAAGACGATACAACTGTTGTGAAAGTAAGTTATCTAATAAAATAAAACTTTCTGGCTTACCTATTTCACCGTTAAATTCTACTAACTTGTCTTTGATGAATTTTTTAATAAGGGAATTATTACTGTAACTTTTCCAAAGTAGACTTTTTACTAATTTAGATCGATCCTGATCATCTTTAATTTGAGTTTTATGATTAATATCTTTCAGTATATCTATAATTTCTGATATTTTACTAACAGCAACATTATCACCGTTTGCTGGTCTTAGTTTATCTAAATTGTGAGTTAAAAAAGTTAAATAAGATTCAATTTTAACAGGTAGTTTTGATTGATAGTAATTAACTGACAATCCATTAGCATCATAGTCAAGTTTTATCTTTCCTGTTTCCAGACATTTACCATAACTCTCCCCCAACCAAGGGGCAAGCACTCGCCCTTTTAATTCTGGATCGTGATGATGCCAATTAATATCAAAAAAATCAAAAAATTCGGAATTACTCCCATTTTCTAAGACATCCATCAACCACAAATTTCGAGGTTCGTAAGCCATATGATTGGGAACTATATCTTGCAGCCATCCCATCTGGTGCTTTTGGGTTTCTGCTAACAGTTTGGCAAAATCTTCTGCTGTTCCCAATTCAGGATTAATTTGGGTTGGATCTACGACATCATATCCATGAGTGCTACCTTGACTAGCTTTAAAAATTGGAGAAGCATAAACATCAGATATTCCTAAATTTGATAAGTAATCAATTATGTTTTGAGCTTCGCTAAAAGTAAATCCGGCGTGGAACTGAATTCTATAAGTTGCTTGAGGAATACGCATAACTTAACCCAATAAACGTTCAAATA from Merismopedia glauca CCAP 1448/3 includes these protein-coding regions:
- a CDS encoding alpha-amylase family glycosyl hydrolase, translating into MRIPQATYRIQFHAGFTFSEAQNIIDYLSNLGISDVYASPIFKASQGSTHGYDVVDPTQINPELGTAEDFAKLLAETQKHQMGWLQDIVPNHMAYEPRNLWLMDVLENGSNSEFFDFFDINWHHHDPELKGRVLAPWLGESYGKCLETGKIKLDYDANGLSVNYYQSKLPVKIESYLTFLTHNLDKLRPANGDNVAVSKISEIIDILKDINHKTQIKDDQDRSKLVKSLLWKSYSNNSLIKKFIKDKLVEFNGEIGKPESFILLDNLLSQQLYRLAFWKVATEEINYRRFFTVNELISIKVEELDVFNKTHELIVQLVKEKKITGVRIDHIDGLYDPTKYIN